In a genomic window of Leisingera caerulea DSM 24564:
- a CDS encoding ABC transporter permease — MTDLWAGLCQAFWLLVTLDADLVEITLRSLRVTLTALAIACAIALPLAAFLAVRRFRLRRATIAVLNALMGLPPVVVGLVVYVFLSRAGPFGVFGLLFTPTAMIIAQVIIVVPLVASVAHQSLRELWSDYHDLLISMNATQFQRIQALLWDGRRALLTAALAGFGRAIGEVGAIMVVGGNIDHATRVLTTAIALETGKGEFAMALGLGFVLIALAIAVNLTIHWLGRTESEGRW, encoded by the coding sequence ATGACTGATCTGTGGGCAGGACTGTGCCAGGCCTTTTGGCTTCTGGTGACGCTGGACGCGGATCTGGTGGAAATCACCCTGCGCTCCTTGCGGGTGACGCTGACCGCGCTTGCCATCGCCTGTGCCATTGCGCTGCCGCTGGCGGCCTTTCTGGCGGTGCGCCGGTTCCGGCTGCGCCGCGCCACGATTGCGGTACTGAACGCTCTGATGGGGCTGCCGCCGGTGGTGGTCGGCCTTGTGGTCTATGTGTTCCTGTCCCGCGCCGGTCCGTTCGGCGTATTCGGCCTGCTGTTTACCCCCACGGCGATGATCATCGCGCAGGTGATCATCGTTGTGCCCTTGGTGGCCTCGGTTGCGCATCAGTCCTTGCGCGAGTTGTGGAGCGATTACCACGATCTTCTGATCTCGATGAACGCCACCCAGTTCCAACGCATCCAGGCGCTGTTGTGGGACGGGCGCAGGGCGCTGCTGACTGCGGCGCTGGCGGGCTTTGGCCGCGCAATTGGTGAGGTGGGCGCGATCATGGTGGTGGGCGGCAATATCGACCACGCCACCCGGGTGCTGACCACGGCGATTGCGCTGGAGACCGGCAAGGGCGAATTTGCCATGGCGCTGGGGCTTGGGTTTGTGCTGATCGCGCTGGCGATTGCAGTGAACCTGACAATCCACTGGCTGGGCCGCACCGAAAGCGAGGGGCGCTGGTAA
- the nadA gene encoding quinolinate synthase NadA: MFDLQSMRDQLAAHYDLAPNPALAEQMADIYARMDRVVNPIEWATHAPYVAAILELKKQRNAVILAHNYMTPEIYHGISDVVGDSLQLAIEATRVEADVIVQCGVHFMAETSKILSPEKTVLIPDMEAGCSLAESITAEGVAEMRRRYPGAPVVTYVNTTAEVKAASDICCTSSNAAQIVAAMEEDTIIMTPDQYLAQNIAQQVPEKNIVWWEGSCIVHEQYTAKDLRDFREWNPGTRLIAHPECPPDVVAEADFSGSTSGIVKYVTDEKPEKALLITECSMASNIADQLPEVEFVGPCNMCPYMKKITLEKVLWSLHTMTEPVEVDPEVAEKARVAVQRMIDLSQKLGI, encoded by the coding sequence ATGTTCGACCTGCAATCCATGCGGGATCAGCTCGCCGCCCACTATGATCTGGCCCCGAATCCGGCCCTGGCCGAACAGATGGCAGATATCTACGCCCGCATGGACCGCGTGGTGAACCCAATCGAATGGGCCACCCATGCGCCTTATGTTGCGGCGATTCTGGAGCTGAAGAAGCAGCGCAACGCGGTGATCCTGGCGCATAACTACATGACGCCGGAAATCTATCACGGGATCTCGGATGTGGTCGGTGACAGCCTGCAGCTGGCAATTGAGGCCACCCGGGTCGAGGCCGATGTGATCGTGCAGTGCGGCGTGCATTTCATGGCCGAAACCTCCAAGATCCTGAGCCCGGAAAAAACCGTGCTGATCCCCGATATGGAGGCTGGCTGTTCCCTGGCCGAAAGCATCACCGCCGAAGGCGTTGCGGAAATGCGGCGCCGCTACCCCGGCGCGCCGGTGGTCACCTATGTGAACACCACGGCTGAGGTGAAAGCCGCATCCGACATCTGCTGCACGTCCTCCAACGCGGCGCAGATCGTTGCGGCGATGGAAGAAGACACCATCATCATGACGCCGGACCAGTATCTGGCCCAGAACATTGCCCAGCAGGTTCCGGAAAAGAACATCGTCTGGTGGGAGGGCTCCTGCATCGTGCATGAGCAGTACACCGCCAAGGATCTGCGCGACTTCCGCGAATGGAACCCGGGCACCCGGCTGATTGCGCATCCCGAATGCCCGCCAGATGTGGTGGCCGAGGCCGATTTCTCCGGCTCGACCAGCGGTATCGTCAAATACGTGACCGACGAAAAGCCGGAAAAGGCTCTGCTGATCACCGAATGCTCGATGGCGTCGAACATCGCCGATCAGCTGCCTGAGGTGGAATTCGTCGGCCCATGCAACATGTGCCCCTACATGAAGAAGATCACGCTGGAGAAAGTCCTGTGGTCGCTGCACACGATGACCGAGCCGGTCGAGGTTGATCCCGAAGTGGCCGAAAAGGCCCGCGTCGCGGTGCAGCGGATGATCGACCTTTCGCAGAAACTGGGCATCTGA
- the phnH gene encoding phosphonate C-P lyase system protein PhnH — MRLETRNAAYAGGFSNPPVDAAHAFRAAMNAMARPGQVQDITGAAPPDGISVAAGSLLLTLCDPETGVYLAPGTDSGALRGWLAFHTGAPVVAAEQADFALGSWEALMPLDRFRIGTPEYPDRSATLIVETPGFAAPNVVLSGPGIKDKARMQLPELTAFQNNTALYPLGMDFFFTAGAQVAALPRSTRITTEA; from the coding sequence ATGCGCCTGGAAACCCGGAACGCCGCCTATGCGGGCGGTTTCAGCAATCCGCCAGTGGATGCGGCACATGCCTTCCGCGCGGCGATGAACGCCATGGCCCGGCCCGGCCAGGTCCAGGACATCACCGGGGCCGCACCGCCTGACGGGATATCAGTCGCGGCGGGCAGCCTGCTGCTGACGCTGTGCGATCCGGAGACCGGTGTCTATCTGGCGCCGGGCACGGACAGCGGGGCCTTGCGCGGCTGGCTGGCCTTTCACACGGGCGCGCCGGTCGTTGCGGCGGAGCAGGCGGATTTCGCGCTTGGCAGCTGGGAGGCGCTGATGCCGCTGGACCGCTTCCGCATCGGCACCCCTGAATACCCTGACCGCTCGGCCACATTGATTGTCGAGACGCCCGGTTTCGCGGCCCCCAACGTGGTGCTGAGCGGCCCCGGCATCAAAGACAAAGCCCGGATGCAGCTGCCGGAACTAACTGCGTTCCAGAACAATACCGCTCTCTACCCGCTGGGTATGGACTTCTTCTTCACCGCGGGGGCGCAGGTTGCTGCGCTGCCGCGGTCCACCCGGATCACCACGGAGGCCTGA
- the phnG gene encoding phosphonate C-P lyase system protein PhnG, whose translation MNTTISAADRKGWMSLLATADEARLTKLWQGCGIDPVYEWLRPPEAGSVMVRGRMGGTGAPFNLGEMTVTRCAVSLEDGTVGQGYVQGRSKAKAAMAAKIDALMQTDAAAGVRKAVLEPLAVERQTKKNARAAKAAATKVEFFTMVRGED comes from the coding sequence ATGAACACCACTATCTCCGCAGCGGACCGCAAAGGCTGGATGAGCCTGCTGGCCACTGCTGACGAGGCCCGGCTGACCAAGCTGTGGCAGGGCTGCGGGATTGATCCCGTTTATGAATGGCTGCGCCCGCCAGAGGCCGGCAGCGTCATGGTGCGGGGCCGCATGGGCGGCACCGGCGCGCCTTTCAACCTCGGGGAGATGACCGTCACCCGCTGTGCGGTGTCGCTGGAGGATGGCACCGTCGGCCAAGGCTATGTGCAGGGGCGCAGCAAGGCCAAGGCCGCAATGGCCGCCAAGATTGATGCGCTGATGCAAACAGATGCGGCGGCGGGCGTGCGCAAGGCAGTGCTGGAGCCGCTGGCCGTAGAGAGGCAGACGAAGAAGAACGCCCGAGCCGCCAAGGCGGCGGCGACCAAGGTCGAGTTTTTCACCATGGTGCGGGGAGAGGACTGA
- the phnF gene encoding phosphonate metabolism transcriptional regulator PhnF produces MARTPVWKSIAIALTDDIAQGRYETGGKLPAEAKLSARFGVNRHTVRRALADMAAQGLVHSRRGAGVFVAAKPTDYPIGKRVRFHQNLAREGRIPAKKLLTLETRAAGLREAEALELQAGDPVLVYDGLSLADGQPIALAQAVFPVGLLPGLHEALEEDSSITKALKRCGVEDYTRRETRIAAKLATATQALQLQISEGAPILRTTSVSVDTAGTPIEFGRTWFAGDRVTLTVGGET; encoded by the coding sequence ATGGCCCGCACCCCGGTTTGGAAATCCATCGCCATCGCCCTGACCGATGACATTGCCCAGGGCCGGTATGAGACCGGCGGCAAGCTCCCGGCTGAGGCCAAGCTGTCAGCGCGGTTCGGGGTCAACCGGCACACCGTGCGCCGGGCGCTGGCGGACATGGCGGCGCAGGGCCTGGTCCATTCCCGCCGCGGAGCAGGGGTGTTCGTCGCTGCCAAGCCAACCGACTACCCAATTGGCAAGCGGGTCCGGTTCCACCAGAACCTCGCGCGCGAGGGGCGGATACCGGCCAAGAAACTGCTGACGCTGGAAACCCGTGCCGCCGGATTGCGCGAGGCGGAGGCATTGGAGTTGCAGGCGGGAGACCCGGTTCTGGTCTACGACGGGCTTTCACTAGCCGACGGCCAGCCCATTGCGCTGGCTCAGGCCGTGTTTCCGGTCGGCTTGCTGCCAGGGCTGCACGAGGCGCTGGAAGAGGACAGTTCAATCACCAAGGCCCTGAAACGCTGCGGCGTCGAGGACTATACCCGCAGGGAAACCCGCATCGCTGCCAAGCTCGCCACCGCCACCCAAGCGCTGCAGTTGCAGATCAGCGAAGGCGCGCCGATCCTGCGCACCACGTCGGTCAGCGTGGACACAGCCGGCACGCCGATTGAGTTCGGCCGCACCTGGTTCGCCGGCGACCGGGTGACTCTGACGGTTGGCGGTGAAACCTGA
- a CDS encoding ATP-binding cassette domain-containing protein: protein MQMFPLVAQGAQVRRRGKVLVGPVDLTLGGQGTSIVIGPNGAGKTTLLKMLHGIVRMNGGSLDWACPLEEAQKRQAFVFQTPVMMRRTVIENIAYPLRLTGVGRHEARTRAADWAARVGLGRILQRQATMLSGGERQKLALARALVREPEVLFLDEPCAALDGRATREIEEILAHAAESGTRLIMSTHNMGQARRLADEVIFVLGGRIHEFSPAEAFFTGPQTPQGRAFLNGDIVE from the coding sequence ATGCAGATGTTCCCGCTGGTGGCCCAGGGCGCTCAGGTGCGCCGCCGCGGCAAGGTGTTGGTAGGGCCGGTCGATCTGACGCTTGGCGGGCAGGGGACCTCTATCGTCATCGGTCCCAACGGGGCCGGAAAAACCACGCTGCTGAAAATGCTGCATGGCATTGTGCGGATGAATGGCGGCAGCCTGGACTGGGCATGCCCGCTGGAAGAGGCGCAGAAGCGGCAGGCCTTCGTGTTTCAAACCCCGGTGATGATGCGCCGCACGGTGATCGAGAACATTGCCTACCCGCTTCGGCTGACGGGCGTGGGCCGCCACGAGGCGCGCACGCGGGCAGCGGACTGGGCGGCCCGTGTCGGCCTGGGGAGAATCCTGCAGCGCCAGGCCACCATGCTGTCGGGCGGCGAGCGGCAGAAGCTGGCCCTGGCCCGCGCCCTGGTACGCGAGCCGGAAGTGCTGTTCCTGGACGAACCCTGCGCCGCGCTGGACGGGCGCGCCACCCGCGAGATCGAAGAGATCCTGGCCCATGCCGCCGAGAGTGGTACGCGGCTGATCATGTCTACCCACAATATGGGGCAGGCGCGGCGGCTGGCCGATGAGGTGATTTTTGTCCTAGGCGGCCGCATCCACGAATTCAGCCCGGCGGAGGCATTCTTTACCGGGCCGCAAACGCCGCAGGGCCGTGCATTTCTGAACGGAGATATTGTCGAATGA
- a CDS encoding ABC transporter substrate-binding protein, translating into MKRLIIGAIASVALASAALAEEMKMAVTTSFHNSGLAEILLPEIKKDLGLDVQLLVVGTGQAIRLGEAGDVDAILVHSKKAEEKFLAGGNGTHRREIMYNDFVFIGPKGDAAGVAGSEDAAAALQRIAGAEAIFVSRGDDSGTHKKELALWNAAGLEPNGFGDWYRAVGAGMGAALNTAAGMDAYIMSDRASWLNFGNKAGLGLLFAGDPVLFNQYAYIPVNPEKHGHVKNGLAMQLEGWLVSDKAKELINGYRINGETLFVFNAEQ; encoded by the coding sequence ATGAAACGTCTGATTATTGGTGCAATTGCATCTGTGGCCCTGGCCTCTGCCGCTCTGGCGGAAGAGATGAAGATGGCGGTTACCACGTCCTTCCACAATTCCGGTCTGGCGGAGATCCTGCTGCCGGAGATCAAGAAGGACTTGGGCCTGGATGTGCAGCTGCTGGTGGTTGGCACCGGCCAGGCGATCCGGCTGGGCGAGGCGGGCGACGTCGACGCGATCCTGGTGCATTCCAAGAAGGCTGAGGAAAAGTTCTTGGCTGGCGGCAACGGCACCCACCGGCGCGAGATCATGTACAATGACTTTGTCTTCATCGGTCCCAAAGGCGATGCGGCCGGGGTGGCCGGCTCTGAGGACGCGGCAGCGGCCCTGCAAAGGATTGCCGGGGCCGAAGCAATTTTCGTCAGCCGCGGCGATGACAGCGGCACCCATAAGAAAGAACTGGCATTGTGGAACGCTGCCGGGCTGGAGCCAAATGGATTCGGGGATTGGTACCGCGCCGTGGGCGCGGGCATGGGCGCTGCGCTGAACACGGCGGCGGGTATGGACGCCTATATCATGTCGGACCGCGCCAGTTGGCTGAACTTCGGCAACAAAGCCGGGCTGGGGCTGCTGTTTGCCGGGGATCCGGTGCTTTTCAACCAGTATGCCTACATCCCGGTGAACCCGGAAAAGCACGGCCACGTGAAGAACGGTCTGGCGATGCAGCTGGAGGGCTGGCTGGTCTCTGACAAGGCGAAGGAGCTGATCAACGGCTACCGGATCAACGGCGAGACGCTGTTTGTCTTCAACGCCGAACAGTAA
- a CDS encoding carbon-phosphorus lyase complex subunit PhnI, which produces MYVAVKGGERAIENAHAWLAEERRGDTSVAELSLSQIREQLSLAVNRVMAEGSLYDPDLAALAIKQARGDLIEAIFLIRAYRTTLPRFGYSQPVETGEMACDRRISATFKDAPGGQVLGPTFDYTHRLLDFKLAADGEVPEAPVSEPRQEATPHITEFLQGEDIIEREPASDAVPGDLTREPMSFPAGRAVRLQSLTRGDEGFILGMAYSTQRGYARNHAFVGELRIGSVPVEMEIPELGFSIEIGEVELTECETVNQFKGSKTVPPQFTRGYGLVFGQSERKSIAMALVDRALRWEELGEDNLGAPAQDEEFVLSHADNIQATGFLEHIKLPHYVDFQSELELVRKLRREAAELAETLAAKEAAE; this is translated from the coding sequence ATGTACGTTGCAGTCAAGGGCGGCGAACGCGCCATTGAAAACGCCCATGCCTGGCTGGCTGAGGAGCGCCGCGGCGATACCAGTGTCGCGGAGCTGAGCCTGTCCCAGATCCGCGAGCAGCTGAGCCTGGCGGTGAACCGGGTGATGGCCGAAGGCTCGCTCTACGATCCGGACCTTGCCGCGCTGGCCATCAAGCAGGCGCGCGGTGATCTGATAGAGGCAATCTTTCTGATCCGCGCCTACCGCACCACCCTGCCGCGGTTTGGCTATTCGCAGCCGGTGGAGACCGGAGAAATGGCCTGCGACCGCCGGATCTCCGCGACCTTCAAGGACGCCCCCGGCGGGCAGGTGCTGGGGCCGACCTTCGATTACACCCACCGCCTGCTGGACTTCAAACTGGCCGCCGACGGTGAGGTGCCCGAGGCGCCAGTGTCCGAGCCGCGCCAGGAGGCCACGCCGCATATCACCGAATTCCTGCAAGGCGAGGACATCATCGAGCGCGAGCCTGCCTCGGACGCGGTTCCGGGTGATCTGACGCGCGAGCCGATGTCCTTCCCGGCGGGACGGGCGGTGCGCCTGCAATCGCTGACCCGCGGCGATGAGGGGTTTATCCTCGGCATGGCTTATTCGACACAGCGCGGCTATGCGCGCAACCATGCCTTTGTCGGCGAGCTGCGAATTGGCAGCGTGCCTGTGGAGATGGAGATCCCGGAGCTGGGCTTTTCCATCGAGATCGGCGAGGTGGAGCTGACCGAATGCGAGACGGTGAACCAGTTCAAGGGCTCCAAGACGGTGCCGCCGCAGTTCACCCGCGGCTATGGTCTGGTCTTTGGCCAGTCAGAGCGCAAATCCATCGCCATGGCGCTGGTCGACCGGGCGCTGCGCTGGGAAGAGCTGGGCGAGGACAATCTGGGCGCGCCAGCGCAGGACGAGGAATTTGTCCTGAGCCACGCCGACAACATCCAGGCCACCGGCTTTCTGGAGCACATCAAGCTGCCGCATTACGTCGACTTCCAGTCCGAGCTGGAACTAGTCCGCAAACTGCGCCGGGAAGCGGCAGAGCTGGCTGAGACGCTGGCGGCAAAGGAGGCTGCGGAATGA